The following are from one region of the Aspergillus chevalieri M1 DNA, chromosome 1, nearly complete sequence genome:
- a CDS encoding kinesin family protein (COG:Z;~EggNog:ENOG410PJ03;~InterPro:IPR036961,IPR027417,IPR027640,IPR001752, IPR010994;~PFAM:PF00225,PF16796;~go_function: GO:0003777 - microtubule motor activity [Evidence IEA];~go_function: GO:0005524 - ATP binding [Evidence IEA];~go_function: GO:0008017 - microtubule binding [Evidence IEA];~go_process: GO:0007018 - microtubule-based movement [Evidence IEA]), producing MSVRVVARIRPLLKSERELDVIIRTGFNNKGEKKNTEDSRSLAALRDRDTLVRIPNPKHEHEEYSFQFNAVYDADASQQEVFDAEVAPTVKHLFNGFDVTLFAYGVTGTGKTHTMRGGKSLADRGAIPRLLSTIYRRGRKIEKDSEGATSVKVSLSYYEIYNDKVYDLFEPPEKRTFAGLPLRDNGGKTVVVGLTERPCTSLKEFEILYDQANTNRSTSATKLNAHSSRSHAILCVKLTVTSGDKTRVSTASAIDLAGSEDNRRTDNGKERMVESASINKSLFVLAQCVEAMTKKQQRIPYRESKMTRILSLGQNHGLTVMILNLAPVRSYHLDTLSSLNFANRTKKIEVREVENEPMFKGPPRPAMRPSVAAQRQPLRPLTASVNANLPAPGTTDASKPADSKPAKAFSVYSDKPQPSHSAQFKKPEVPKRTSFSSNAPRTQPSKIGRPSQTATQQQTNHEDISAAKIEEMVQKKVEEILAVRAVSEQTRQTQVRELNEQVQKRLESLEQRIEGSEDARAEGLSYLLMAKQHQGRGEDHSALKMYQLALPFFPNNEKLAMKISRLEERLYGSRGQENTCSATPASPPAKRGLGSMLSIKKQPQKPQIKRAADHLDKDYEEPEAASEAPSEDEIQDTSRAQCRKRARTIKVASSDNEDSDVTERDKDAPSPRTIHLLSVVNSRDVNQIKLLKGVGVKKAEAIVDCLCEMDQKIEEGEEAHAQVKNILELSNLKGVGARTVQSMRTGILI from the exons ATGAGCGTCAGAGTCGTTGCAAGAATCAGACCACTCTTGAAGTCGGAACGAGAACTGGATGTCATTATTCGGACAGGCTTCAACAAcaaaggagagaagaagaacaccGAGGACAGTAGATCGTTGGCTGCACTGAGGGATCGTGATACGCTCGTGCGAATTCCGAACCCGAAACATGAGCACGAGGAGTACTCCTTCCAGTTCAATGCAGTCTATGATGCAGATGCCTCTCAGCAGGAGGTCTTCGATGCTGAAG TTGCTCCCACCGTGAAGCATCTTTTCAATGGATTCGACGTCACCTTGTTTGCATACGGCGTTACAGGAACCGGGAAAACCCACACGATGCGAGGTGGTAAAAGCCTTGCCGACAGAGGTGCAATCCCTCGACTCCTCAGCACTATCTATCGACGCGGACGGAAGATCGAGAAGGATAGCGAGGGTGCTACTTCTGTGAAGGTCTCCTTGAGTTATTACGAAATATACAACGACAAAGTCTATGATTTGTTTGAGCCCCCAGAGAAGAGGACATTTGCAGGACTGCCCCTTCGGGACAACGGTGGAAAGACGGTTGTTGTGGGGTTGACAGAAAGGCCATGTACGAGCTTGAAAGAGTTTGAAATCCTTTACGACCAAGCAAACACCAACAGGTCAACCTCTGCTACCAAG CTGAATGCTCATTCTTCCCGATCCCATGCAATCCTTTGCGTTAAACTCACGGTTACTTCCGGCGACAAAACACGAGTTAGCACTGCTTCCGCCATTGACCTTGCAGGCTCCGAGGACAACCGCCGAACGGACAACGGGAAGGAGCGCATGGTGGAGTCAGCAAGCATCAACAAGAGTCTCTTCGTACTAGCCCAGTGCGTCGAAGCAATGACCAAAAAGCAACAGAGGATACCGTATCGAGAGTCGAAGATGACGCGAATTCTATCATTGGGCCAGAATCACGGATTGACGGTCATGATCCTCAACCTCGCCCCTGTTCGATCTTACCACTTGGATACACTGAGCTCACTCAACTTTGCCAACCGGACGAAGAAGATTGAGGTCCGCGAGGTGGAGAATGAACCAATGTTCAAAGGTCCTCCTAGGCCAGCCATGCGGCCTTCTGTAGCTGCCCAGCGACAGCCTCTCCGGCCATTGACGGCTTCAGTCAATGCAAATTTACCAGCACCTGGTACAACAGATGCATCGAAGCCTGCAGACAGCAAGCCTGCTAAGGCGTTCTCTGTTTACTCGGATAAACCCCAGCCAAGTCATTCGGCACAATTCAAGAAGCCTGAAGTTCCCAAGCGGACATCCTTTAGTTCCAATGCTCCTCGAACACAACCATCGAAGATCGGCCGTCCTTCCCAAACAGCAACACAACAGCAGACCAACCACGAAGATATCTCCGCTGCCAAAATTGAGGAAATGGTGCAGAAGAAAGTTGAAGAGATCCTCGCTGTCAGAGCTGTTAGCGAACAGACAAGACAGACACAGGTCCGCGAGCTTAATGAGCAAGTCCAAAAGCGATTGGAATCTCTCGAGCAACGCATCGAAGGCTCCGAGGATGCAAGAGCTGAAGGGCTATCGTATTTACTCATGGCAAAACAACACCAGGGCCGTGGTGAGGACCATTCCGCATTGAAAATGTACCAGTTAGCATTACCATTCTTCCCCAACAACGAGAAGCTGGCCATGAAGATTTCACGCCTGGAAGAGCGTCTGTATGGCTCGCGCGGTCAGGAAAACACATGTTCTGCTACCCCTGCTTCTCCGCCCGCAAAGAGGGGACTGGGAAGCATGCTGTCAATCAAGAAGCAGCCCCAGAAACCCCAAATCAAGCGCGCGGCCGACCATTTGGACAAGGATTACGAGGAGCCCGAGGCTGCCTCTGAAGCTCCTAGCGAAGACGAAATCCAGGATACCTCTCGCGCCCAATGCAGGAAGCGCGCAAGGACCATCAAAGTCGCATCGAGCGACAATGAGGACTCAGATGTAACTGAACGTGATAAAGACGCTCCCTCACCGCGTACAATCCACCTCCTATCTGTCGTCAACTCCCGCGACGTCAACCAAATCAAGTTACTGAAGGGCGTTGGCGTCAAGAAAGCCGAGGCTATTGTTGACTGTCTGTGCGAGATGGACCAGAAAAtagaggaaggagaagaggctCACGCCCAGGTCAAAAACATCTTGGAATTGAGCAATTTGAAAGGTGTTGGGGCAAGGACAGTCCAAAGCATGAGAACCGGTATCTTGatttaa
- the AIM24 gene encoding AIM24 family protein (COG:S;~EggNog:ENOG410PMMW;~InterPro:IPR016031,IPR002838,IPR036983;~PFAM:PF01987) has product MNQSLRRGVRALSWTRVLPQWARQDPLQQAKRGIQIRAVPSEQLNGDHLPVAGTPNSAQSPDARFDIIGSPYSLLSVSLSASQHLYTRRGTLVGLSGKADNVVSTLSVLEPVRRAPVGVPFLYQKITSSSPVTALISVRSPTTSFAVLHLNGSEDWIIAQKRALLAWTGRSISVKPVINTNMSVTHWGNSEVTGRGLLALVGNGQLYSVDVKPGEQYIAHPSNVVAYTMTSNPPRPYRFKSTTLNFQVPGLKALPSFLQNTRFIQNMSQTDTWETAMKIFHKIRTWSRMTIWGDRLFLQFDGPAQILVQSRGPRLNDVLSEREVNEIAGSPRGLTSGPSQQSAERKRGEEKFRKEAVEATHAAPVPARSVESLSQEVRGIDQRIAKLTEEGKVIFDKPASKN; this is encoded by the exons ATGAACCAAAGCCTAAGGAGAGGTGTCCGGGCTCTCTCCTGGACGAGAGTCCTTCCGCAGTGGGCGCGACAAGACCCATTGCAGCAAGCGAAAAGAGGCATTCAGATTCGTGCCGTGCCTTCGGAGCAACTCAATGGAGATCACCTTCCTGTAGCCGGTACGCCAAATTCGGCTCAGTCGCCTG ACGCCCGGTTCGATATCATCGGCTCCCCATACTCGTTATTGTCGGTTTCGCTTTCAGCTTCGCAGCATCTCTACACTCGCAGAGGGACATTGGTTGGACTGAGTGGGAAGGCGGATAAT GTGGTTTCGACGCTGAGCGTCCTAGAACCCGTCCGAAGAGCCCCCGTCGGCGTGCCATTCCTCTACCAGAAG ATAACCTCTAGCAGCCCCGTGACTGCCCTGATCTCCGTTCGGTCCCCTACCACATCCTTCGCCGTCCTCCATCTTAATGGCTCTGAAGATTGGATAATCGCCCAGAAACGAGCTCTGCTCGCCTGGACCGGACGTTCTATCTCCGTGAAGCCGGTTATCAACACAAACATG AGCGTGACCCACTGGGGTAACTCTGAAGTCACCGGACGAGGTCTTCTAGCACTAGTCGGCAATGGGCAATTATACTCCGTCGACGTGAAACCCGGAGAGCAATACATTGCCCATCCTAG CAACGTCGTGGCTTACACTATGACCTCCAACCCTCCTCGACCCTACCGATTCAAATCTACCACCCTGAACTTCCAAGTGCCGGGCCTCAAGGCGTTACCAAGCTTCCTCCAGAATACGAGGTTTATCCAAAACATGTCACAGACCGACACATGGGAGACGGCCATGAAGATCTTCCACAAGATCCGGACATGGTCCCGCATGACCATCTGGGGTGATAGA CTCTTCCTCCAATTCGACGGTCCCGCCCAAATCCTTGTGCAATCTCGCGGTCCCCGTCTCAACGATGTCCTCTCCGAACGCGAAGTAAACGAAATAGCGGGATCGCCTCGCGGCCTCACAAGTGGACCCTCGCAACAGAGcgcggagaggaagagaggagaggagaaatTCCGGAAAGAAGCTGTAGAAGCAACCCACGCTGCGCCTGTTCCTGCTCGCTCGGTCGAAAGTCTGAGCCAGGAGGTCAGGGGGATTGACCAGAGGATCGCGAAGCTTacggaggaggggaaggtgATTTTCGATAAGCCGGCTTCGAAGAATTGA
- the atm1 gene encoding ATP-binding cassette Fe/S cluster precursor transporter ATM1 (COG:Q;~EggNog:ENOG410PFX8;~InterPro:IPR017871,IPR027417,IPR003593,IPR039421, IPR011527,IPR003439,IPR036640;~PFAM:PF00005,PF00664;~TransMembrane:4 (i20-38o50-69i131-158o164-185i);~go_component: GO:0016021 - integral component of membrane [Evidence IEA];~go_function: GO:0005524 - ATP binding [Evidence IEA];~go_function: GO:0016887 - ATPase activity [Evidence IEA];~go_function: GO:0042626 - ATPase-coupled transmembrane transporter activity [Evidence IEA];~go_process: GO:0055085 - transmembrane transport [Evidence IEA]) has product MAKYLWPKEDWGTKLRVGSALSLLVGAKILNVEVPFYFKSIVDSMNIDFAAVGGTAYTVAGSMIIAYGVTRIGATLFQELRNAVFASVAQKAIRRVAGNVFEHLLRLDLNFHLTRQTGGLTRAIDRGTKGISFLLTSMVFHIVPTALEISLVCGILTYQYGAQFAAITAATMLAYSAFTITTTAWRTKFRKRANAADNRGATVAVDSLINYEAVKYFNNEKFEAARYDKALKAYEEASIKVTTSLAFLNSGQNMIFSSALAGMMYLAANGVAEGALTVGDLVMVNQLVFQLSVPLNFLGSVYRELRQSLLDMETLFNLQKVNVNIKELPDAKPLEVKRGGEIRFENVTFGYHPDRPILKNASFTIPAGQKFAIVGPSGCGKSTILRLLFRFYDVQEGRILVDGQDVRHVTLDSLRKAIGVVPQDTPLFNDTIEHNIRYGRIDASDEEVRRASQRAQIHELVQRLPDGYKTAVGERGMMISGGEKQRMAISRLLLKDPQILFFDEATSALDTYTEQALLQNINSILKEKGRTSVFVAHRLRTIYDCDQILVLKAGEVAESGSHRELLEQNGIYAELWNAQETSLAEDVEPDEVKEAEEKRESTPDRR; this is encoded by the exons ATGGCGAAATACCTTTGGCCGAAG GAGGACTGGGGTACTAAGCTTCGTGTTGGGAGTGCGTTATCACTACTTGTTGGCGCAAAG ATTCTGAACGTCGAGGTGCCATTCTACTTCAAGAGCATTGTTGATTCGATGAACATCGACTTTGCGGCCGTTGGAGGAACAGCTTATACCGTTGCCGGCTCAATGATTATAGCTT ATGGTGTCACTAGGATTGGAGCAACGCTATTCCAGGAACTGCGGAACGCCGTGTTTGCTAGCGTGGCCCAGAAGGCTATTCGCAGAGTCGCAGGGAATGTCTTCGAACATTTGCTACGGCTTGATCTCAACTTCCACCTTACCCGTCAGACCGGTGGACTGACGAGAGCGATTGATCGCGGTACTAAGGGTATCAGCTTCCTGCTGACATCCATGGTGTTTCACATTGTTCCCACGGCTTTGGAAATCTCGCTCGTCTGTGGTATTTTG ACTTACCAGTATGGTGCTCAATTTGCGGCTATCACGGCTGCCACGATGCTCGCATACAGTGCATTTACTATCACCACCACTGCCTGGAGAACCAAGTTCCGCAAGCGAGCCAACGCAGCGGATAACCGCGGTGCGACAGTCGCTGTTGATTCCCTTATCAACTACGAGGCTGTCAAGTACTTTAACAACGAGAAGTTCGAAGCTGCACGATATGACAAGGCTCTTAAGGCCTACGAAGAAGCGTCCATTAAGGTCACAACGTCTCTGGCTTTCCTCAACTCCGGTCAAAATATGATATTCTCCAGCGCGCTTGCCGGTATGATGTACCTCGCTGCTAATGGAGTGGCTGAGGGTGCCTTGACTGTCGGTGATTTGGTCATGGTCAACCAGCTTGTCTTCCAACTCTCGGTTCCGCTGAACTTCTTGGGCTCTGTGTACCGTGAGCTGCGCCAGTCGTTGCTGGACATGGAGACCCTGTTCAACCTGCAGAAAGTCAACGTGAACATCAAGGAGCTCCCCGACGCGAAGCCGCTCGAGGTCAAGCGAGGAGGCGAAATCCGGTTCGAGAACGTGACATTCGGCTATCACCCCGACCGACCTATCCTGAAGAACGCTAGCTTTACAATTCCTGCTGGTCAGAAGTTTGCTATCGTGGGACCGAGCGGCTGCGGGAAGTCGACGATTTTGAGGTTACTGTTCAGATTTTATGATGTTCAAGAAGGCCGCATTCTGGTCGACGGCCAGGACGTGCGCCATGTGACTTTGGATAGTCTCCGGAAGGCAATTGGAGTGGTTCCGCAGGACACGCCTTTGTTCAACGACACTATCGAGCACAACATTCGCTACGGCCGGATTGATGCATCTGATGAGGAAGTCCGTAGGGCTTCCCAGCGCGCTCAGATTCACGAGCTTGTCCAGAGACTCCCCGATGGCTACAAGACTGCCGTTGGTGAAAGAGGTATGATGATCTCTGGTGGTGAGAAGCAGCGGATGGCGATTTCTCGTCTGTTGCTGAAGGACCCTCAGATATTGTTCTTCGATGAAGCG ACTTCTGCCCTCGACACCTACACTGAACAGGCTCTGCTGCAGAACATCAACAGCATTCTGAAGGAGAAGGGCCGTACTAGCGTCTTTGTTGCCCACCGGCTGCGAACTATCTACGATTGCGACCAGATCCTGGTACTGAAGGCAGGCGAGGTTGCCGAATCGGGATCGCACCGTGAACTCCTGGAGCAGAATGGGATCTATGCTGAGTTGTGGAATG CGCAAGAAACATCGCTCGCAGAGGATGTGGAGCCTGATGAGGTCAAAGAGGCtgaggagaagagggagagtACCCCGGATCGTAGATAG
- a CDS encoding uncharacterized protein (COG:S;~EggNog:ENOG410PSH8): MGIIEKLQAKIELYRLEQRYARRKHRTSFHDVQYVDGEYVFNGSLNSPTSSVSKHSTGGQYKSSTWSASNDSRWR, encoded by the exons ATGGGTATTATCGAGAAGTTGCAAGCCA AAATCGAACTCTACCGCCTGGAGCAGCGCTACGCTCGTCGCAAGCACCGCACCTCTTTTCATGACGTCCAGTATGTCGATGGAGAGTACGTCTTCAACGGTTCATTGAACTCGCCCACATCCAGCGTCTCCAAGCACTCCACAGGAGGCCAGTATAAATCGTCAACCTGGAGCGCATCGAACGACTCGCGGTGGCGTTGA
- a CDS encoding VAC14 family protein (BUSCO:EOG09260M87;~COG:L;~EggNog:ENOG410PFWP;~InterPro:IPR016024,IPR011989,IPR021133,IPR026825, IPR021841;~PFAM:PF02985,PF11916,PF12755;~go_component: GO:0070772 - PAS complex [Evidence IEA];~go_process: GO:0006661 - phosphatidylinositol biosynthetic process [Evidence IEA]) codes for MDHSIQRLLNDKLYDRRKQGALELEKIVRNAAFKGEIEEIQKIVDQLCHDYAYAVHQPHARNGGLIGLAAASIALGSEGVAPHLKEIVPPVLACFSDQDARVRYYACESMYNIAKVAKGEILLFFNEIFDALSKLASDSELSVKNGAELLDRLVKDIVSESAATYISVLQLSEKDALDSDTLEEADLPTAFSLAKFIPLLKDRIHVISPFTRIFLVQWLTLLDTIPDLELVSYLPEFLGGLVKFLGDPSRDVHVATQGLLDRFLSEIKRIARLKKGIEDSRKEQESKRQSAASDDVSAITDQAVAPEEDKDENAIEDSASESIIEEEDGAQVDGDWVPGQDVHIDYPKILDILVGFVDTSFDEEMQLTALRWIDNFFDISPEDILPFVPCLLTQVLPAMSSGSDQVRQAANRVNTSLLEYIVTLSEDTSEENRPAATSKLPPAPNNKENSERRSSTPGGKPSDTQGSELRKQISQQEPSIDQTPRSGIVSAPAPPADLDYAAAVNSLTLQFLNENEATRVAALSWLIMLHRKAPRKVVAFNDGTFPALLKTLSDPAEAVVTKDLQLLSQISKNSEDSYFASFMVNLLQLFSTDRNLLEVRGNLIIRQLCISLSPERIYRTLADCLEKEEDIEFASIMVQNLNNNLITAPELSDLRKRLRNIDSKEGQMFFVALFRSWCHNAVSTFSLCLLAQAYEQAYNLLQVFAELEMTVNMLIQIDKLVQLLESPVFTYLRLQLLEPEKYPYLYKCLYGVLMLLPQSSAFAALKNRLNSVSNIGLLHASPRLTAPISTFERPTGARLKSRDDSSIRWADLLDKFKSVQEKARRAQRAAYQRQLDHDGIRTGPQNPSLTAALSAAATSDQTRKDRGFAEGGESLRGGNAGGTGRMNSVDSSGTQKGVGGNGGGGSILGGAHRHKSSLPNLGRLGIGSRKSKR; via the exons ATGGATCACTCTATCCAACGCCTGCTGAACGATAAGCTCTACGATAGGAGGAAACAGGGAGCTCTAGA GCTTGAAAAAATTGTCCGAAATGCCGCTTTCAAAGGAGAGATTGAGGAGATCCAGAAGATAGTTGACCAGCTTTGCCATGACTACGCTTACGCCGTACACCAGCCTCACGCCAGAAATGGTGGTTTAATTGGGCTGGCTGCCGCCTCGATAGCATTGGGATCC GAGGGTGTTGCTCCTCATCTCAAGGAAATCGTACCGCCGGTTCTTGCCTGTTTCTCCGACCAAGATGCGCGGGTCAGGTACTATGCATGCGAAAGCATGTACAACATTGCCAAGGTCGCCAAAGGAGAAATACTGTTATTCTTTAACGAGATTTTCGATGCGCTGAGCAAA TTAGCTTCGGACTCGGAGCTCTCCGTGAAGAATGGTGCTGAGCTTCTTGATCGCCTTGTGAAGGATATTGTTTCGGAGTCTGCTGCCACGTATATCTCGGTTCTGCAACTTTCTGAGAAGGATGCGTTAGATTCAGATAcgctggaagaagcagatctGCCGACCGCGTTTTCTCTCGCGAAATTCATACCTTTGCTTAAGGATCGCATACATGTGATCAGCCCATTCACTCGAATCTTCTTGGTACAATGGTTGACATTATTGGATACAATTCCTGACCTGGAACTCGTCTCTTACTTGCCGGAATTTCTTGGGGGTTTAGTTAAATTCCTGGGTGACCCAAGTAGGGATGTGCATGTCGCCACACAAGGCCTTCTTGATCGATTTTTATCGGAAATAAAGAGGATTGCACGTCTCAAAAAGGGTATCGAAGATAGCAGAAAGGAACAAGAAAGCAAAAGACAATCGGCTGCGAGTGACGATGTGAGCGCAATTACCGACCAGGCTGTTGCCCCAGAAGAGGACAAAGATGAAAATGCTATTGAAGATTCGGCATCTGAATCcatcattgaagaagaagatggcgCCCAGGTTGATGGTGACTGGGTTCCGGGCCAAGATGTCCATATTGATTATCCTAAGATCCTGGACATTCTTGTGGGATTCGTCGACACGTCGTTTG ATGAGGAGATGCAACTGACTGCGCTGCGCTGGATTGATAACTTCTTTGATATCAGCCCTGAAGATATCCTCCCTTTCGTCCCATGTCTTCTGACTCAGGTTCTTCCTGCAATGTCCAGTGGCTCGGACCAGGTACGACAGGCAGCTAATCGAGTCAACACTTCTTTATTGGAGTATATAGTCACCCTGTCTGAAGACACCTCAGAGGAAAATCGTCCAGCCGCGACCTCGAAATTACCGCCCGCCCCAAATAACAAGGAAAATTCTGAAAGAAGGTCATCGACACCAGGCGGCAAACCCTCTGATACCCAGGGAAGTGAACTTAGGAAGCAGATTTCTCAACAAGAACCGTCAATCGATCAAACGCCCCGAAGTGGCATTGTGTCCGCGCCAGCTCCTCCAGCAGATCTTGATTATGCTGCAGCCGTCAATTCACTTACATTGCAATTTTTGAATGAGAATGAAGCCACAAGAGTAGCTGCACTGTCCTGGTTAATCATGCTACATCGGAAGGCTCCACGCAAGGTTGTTGCTTTCAATGACGGAACCTTTCCTGCACTTCTCAAAACATTGTCGGACCCTGCGGAAGCTGTTGTTACCAAGGATCTCCAACTTCTGTCGCAAATTTCAAAGAACAGTGAGGATAGCTACTTTGCATCTTTCATGGTGAACTTGCTGCAATTGTTCTCGACGGACCGGAATTTGCTTGAGGTTCGTGGAAATCTCATCATTCGGCAGCTTTGCATTAGTTTGAGTCCGGAACGTATCTATCGGACCCTAGCAGATTGCcttgaaaaggaagag GATATCGAGTTTGCTAGCATCATGGTCCAGAATTTGAATAACAACCTAATCACCGCACCTGAACTCTCCGATCTTCGAAAGAGATTAAGGAATATCGATTCAAAG GAAGGCCAAATGTTCTTTGTGGCTCTTTTCAGGTCATGGTGCCATAATGCAGTCTCTACATTTTCCCTATGTCTTCTCGCTCAAGCTTATGAGCAAGCATATAACCTTCTGCAAGTCTT TGCTGAACTCGAAATGACCGTTAATATGTTAATACAAATCGACAAGCTGGTCCAGCTCTTAGAATCACCTGTCTTTACCT ACCTCCGTCTCCAACTCCTGGAACCAGAAAAATACCCATACCTATATAAATGCCTCTACGGCGTCCTCATGCTACTCCCGCAGAGCTCCGCATTCGCAGCGCTCAAAAACCGTCTTAACAGCGTCAGCAATATCGGCCTCCTCCACGCTAGTCCACGACT CACGGCCCCAATATCCACCTTTGAACGCCCAACCGGCGCGCGCCTGAAATCCCGCGACGATTCCTCCATCCGCTGGGCCGATCTCCTAGACAAATTCAAATCCGTGCAAGAAAAAGCCCGACGAGCCCAACGCGCCGCTTACCAGCGCCAACTCGACCACGATGGTATCCGAACGGGACCCCAGAACCCCTCTCTAACCGCTGCGCTTTCTGCGGCCGCGACATCGGACCAGACTCGTAAGGATCGGGGGTTTGCTGAGGGTGGAGAGTCCCTGCGTGGTGGAAATGCAGGAGGGACCGGCCGGATGAATTCAGTGGATAGTTCTGGGACACAGAAGGGGGTTGGTGGGAATGGTGGGGGAGGCTCTATTCTAGGGGGTGCGCATCGGCATAAATCAAGTCTTCCTAATCTCGGACGGCTTGGGATTGGGAGCCGGAAGTCTAAACGTTGA